CACACTGAAGATTGACACTAAGCCCTCCCTCACGGCAGACTCAGCACTCACTTCTACCTTCTGGAGTCACGGAGTGGCTGAGATGGCAGGCCAAAGAAATAAGTGAGTATCGTGATCTGCTGGGTGCTGAGTCTTTGTATTCTCGGGGCGCTGGGTGGAGTGCGCTGCCAAGCGCCCAAGCAGGCCTGTTTTGCTCAAGAGCCCATCGGTCCCTCTGTCTCTCCAGATCTCTTGCGAAATCTTGGTAACTCAAGCCTCCGCACTCCTTTTCCTCAGTTCTAACGCTTGTCCTGGGGTGCTCAGACTTTGCTTCCCCACCCTAGcagagatgctttttctttctcttgctggCTGTGCCTTTACACTCTCCTGCGTGTGGTCAGGGAGGGTTCAGGAGATCCAGTCATAAAATGCAGCTGCACGTCTCATGGGACTGGGGCTTTGCTGCCCTGTGAGAATAGCACTGACAGCAAGGTGCCTGATGGCTGTGGTTCTGGGGACCATATAATCTTCTGAGACATACTAACTTTGCTCATATGCTTCTCTAACAGGCTGTGTGTGTCATCCCTGGCACTGGGAAGCTTTGCAGAGGGGGTGGAGGCTGTGTATGGCATGTTTGATGGTGACAAGAACGAGGAGCTGCCGCGCttgctgcagtgcaccatggctgATGTGCTCCTGGAGGAAGTGCAGCAGTCAGACACCGTGTTCATGTCCAACACCTTCTTGGTCTCCCACAGGTAGGACAGGGAGCCGGCTGGTCTGGTGGGACCTGCATGGGTACATCACCCGATGTCTGGTGGGCTGAGGCAGCGCTCCAGAGCGCCTGTCGCTGGCATCTGCAGCCTTCCTGCACTTCTCCTCCCACAGGAAGCTGGGCATGGCTGGGCAGAAGCTGGGTTCCTCTGCTGTCCTTTGCTATATTCGTCACGATGCAGCTGATCCAGCAAGCAACTTTTCTCTGACGGTGGCCAATGTGGGAACGTGCCAAGCCATTCTGTGCCGAAATGGAAAACCACTGCCTCTCTCCAAAGTCTTCAGCCTTGAACAGTGTTCGGAAGAAGCCAAGAGAGTCAAGGAGCAAAAAGCCATTATAACAGAGGTTAGTTTGGACCCTCCTCACTTCAGCTTCCACCCTCCTGTAAAAGCTTGGTACAAATGCACGAGCTCTGCTGCCTGGCAGTACTACAGGGGAGAGGATGGCACAAAGGTGTTTGAGTGACTTGACTGTTgcttcctgctctgcctcccttgCCCATTAGCTGTTGTTGCCAGCGTGGGTGGTGGGCAGTGACGGTACCTGATGATCAGGTACAGTGAATGTCTCTGCTGTGGTACCTGGACCTAGACCCCTTTCTCCTACCCTGTAGCTGAGTGTGACGTTCCTCAAGGCTCCGAACCAGTACGTAGGCAGGGGAAAGGTGGCTCTCTGGGTGGTCTCACAGCACATCTAACACTGCTGCCCTGTTTCTCTTGTCTGCAGGACAATAAGGTCAATGGAGTGACTTGCTGTACTCGGATGCTGGGCTGCACATACCTGCATCCTTGGATCCTGCCCAAACCACATGTCGATTCCATTCCACTGACTGTACAAGATGAGCTGCTACTTCTAGGGAACAAAGCTCTCTGGGAACACCTTTCCTACGCAGAGGCTGTCTCAGCCGTGCGTCACCTACACGACCCGCTAGCTGCTGCAAAGAAACTCTGCACTTTAGCCCAAAGCTATGGATGCCAAGACAACGTAGGTGCAATGGTGGTGTGTCTGAACATCAGTGAGGACAGCTGCACATGTGAGATGCATGGCCTCACTCTGCCAGGTCCTGGGGGATTTAGTTCCACCACCACCAAGCCAGCAACACCTTCATCTAGCAGTGGAATTGCTTCCGAGTTCAGCAGCGAACTGTCTGCTTCTGAGGTTAGCAGTGAGGTGGGCTCCACTGCTTCAGACGAGCACAACGCTGTTGGCCTTGATGGCAGTTTGCTGCTGCGACAAGAGCGACGTTGCAGCCTACATCCTGTGCCCCCCTCGAGCATCTTTCAGCGCCAGCCTTCCAGTGCCACCTTCTCTAGCAACCAGTCTGACAATGGTCTGGATAGCGATGATGAGCAGCCTGTGGAAGGTGTGATGACAAATGGCAGTAAAGTGGAGGTAGAGGTGGACATCCACTGCTGTAAAGGAAAGGGCCTGGAGCTTGAGCCTCCTGCTGCAGTGCACAGCTCCTCTGCTCCGGGGCCAGAGGACGACTCGGGGCTTGTCCTCGTCATTCGCAGACAGAACAGTGTAAACAGCAACACTGTGCAGAGAGGGGTCAGGGAAAAGTGTGAACTGCAAAAATCTCTTTCCACATGCTGTCTCTATGGAAAGAAGCTTTCCAATGGCTCCATAGTGCCCTTGGAGGAGAGCCTCAACCTCATTGAAGTAGCCACAGAGGCACCCAAGAAGAAGACTGGCTATTTTGCTGCTCCATCCCAGGTGGAGCCAGAAGATCAATTTGTGGTGCCACCTGATCTGGAGGAGGAAGTGAAGGAGCAaatgaagcagcagcaagagaatGGAGCGGACCAGGAGCAGAAAGAGGAACATGCAGCGTCCCTGCCAGAGGAGTTTGACACAGCTTTGTAACCCTACAAGTACTGCTCCCACATTGTCTGTCCTGGGAAGCCCTGTCCCATAAGGGCTATCTTGCCTTCCAAGGGGAGCTGGGATCTGCAAGGAGTACaggcatctgctgctgctttaatGGAGTCAAGGAAGAATCGGGAGTGCTAAGGTCTGGGCTGTCCACTTGTCACCGTAGAGTCTTAGTTGTTGTGTGAGCACTCGGAGCAGCAGCTGGGCGTTGTGTTAGGGGCTCTCTGGAGATTGTGGAAGCACTAGGAAGAAGGCAGATGTTCCAACACCTGCCTGTAACTCCTTGAACCCTGAGGttctgccagctctgcagggaaggggctggtgtaCGTGCCTGTGGGGTGAGGAGGCTGCTGAGGGGAAACGTTCAGTGTTTGGAGTCCTGTGAATATTTCTGatgcagcccccccacccccaccagcACCCGACTTTGTTATTCCTTGAAAGATTACAGCCAGTTGCAGTGAAGCTGACCCAAGAATGGTTTCCTACATTAATTGCAAGCACTTTTATTGATTGCACTTAAGCTGTTCTGCTCCCCTTCAGCCCAGCACTTTATTATTTCAGGTGAGGGGAGAGAGCACTCCACGGCAGGTGTGGTGGGCACAGCAGAAGACTCAGGGTGCCGGTGTTGTGCTGAGCAGTGGCGCAGGGCAGGGTGAGGGTTACGATGGGATCAGCTTATGCAGGGTGAGAAAATACATGGCTGAGCGATATCAGGTGCCTGCTGATGCATTTTACCTGGACCATAGGAAAGATCAGCTCTGGACTGGTTGATGAAGGTCACGTGTAGAGCCAGCGCTTGGAGGTGCAGAGCACAGacccagctcagcagcagcttGGCCACCTCTGTCACGGACACCTCACAGCAGAGGCTTCCTGTGTCCGGAAGACGGGATGAGACCCGGAGCTCGTGCTCATTGCAGTGAGGTACTTGGTCTCACAGGAAGCCAAGTTGTGAGCAGAGTCGTGCTGCTCTGAGGCTGGTGAGCAGTGGGACTGCCTTTCCCATGCTGGGAGGCGTTCAGTGCTCTGTTCCACCGACACAAACTCTGCCCTGTCAGCTACAGCATCTTCGCTTGCCTCTGAAAACAGGAGTCACATTCCAAATCTACAGCAATCTGCATTTCATGGTACATGCCCAATTTGGCCACAAAGTGAAAGCATACTTGCTTCTGCTTAGCTttcaaggcaaaaggaaaaacagaacttTCCACCTTAATAACATCTTTATCAGCACTAGAAAAGATGTTTAAAACAGTCCCAGTAATGGTGAACTGACCAGTCTGCACTCAGCAGATGCATTGTGTTTCCATGAGGGTTTTTGGTGCAGGGTGTGAGTTGGCTGCCTGTGTCATTATCTTGTGTAAGGGTTGGGAGAAGACCACAGCCCCGCAGTGTGCAGATCTGTCTCCCTTGGCTGGCAGAGAGCTGGTCGTGCCAGTGGTGCAATAATCCTAACTGTAATGTGGGCTAgtgccttttcttctttattaattatatttatgaagaaaacttGAAAGTTTCTTCTCAAGAGCTCTGAGGGGCTTGAGTTGTATATTTTTGGATCAAATTGAGGCCTTGCTCAGAAGGAAATACTGTGCAGACTACTTGTGGGATTCTGTCAATATAGATCTTTTGACAAAATCTAATGGAGTTTTACTGAGATTTCAAAGCACCTTGATTTTCTTCTCACTaggaaaaagtgtatttttaccATGCATGAGAACGCAACATTTTAGGGTACACCTTGTGTTAGTTACAATGTAATCATGAAACAACCCAACTTTTTCCAAAGTTTAAACTCTCACAAATTTTGGCTGCTTAAATGCCCATTTCATTTGGAAATGGAGAGAAAAGATAATTCCTAGAATCGCAGAAACGGCGGCATTTGAATCCCTTACGCAGagaaacaacagcagaaaaagattaaaaaactaaACCCCAAATGTCTTTCATGTTCTCTTCATAGAAGTATGCAGAAAAGGCTCATGCCAGTTTATTTGGCAGCAATTTTTAATTCTGGTGATAATTTTACCAAATATCTGTGCCCGGCCCAACACTTTCTGGTACCTGACAGGGCTGCAAAGCAGCCTCTGTTCAGCTTGGGACTGATGAAGAAATAGTGTCTCCTTTCTGAGTAAGACTGTGACAAACTTTGCATTAGGAGAGTGGCAGGTGTTAATGCAGATCAGGTCTCTCTTGCACTGATGTGGAAAATCCAGTGTCCTTTCCAGTCTGAACCAGTAGCATTGCACTGAAGGGTTGGCATTGCCGCAGGGAGTTAGTCCTGAATGGCTCTTCCTAGCTCAGTGGGGACAGACTAAGTAAAATAAAACTCTGCAATGGAGCATGCAGATTTCTGAGCTGCTCCTTTTCATGGTAGTGGCAGAATGGAGTGCAAGGAATTCCTACTTAGCCTTTTTCTCCAGTgctgtttctggttttgaagcAGAAAGGGAGTTTAATACAGCCAGCTCCCATTTTCTGTGGGTGTGAACGGCCATGGCAGACCGTGGCTTGTTCTCTTACGCTGGGTAGCAtccacagctttctctgctgaAGCTGATACTATGAACTGTTGGTCTTACCCTGGGCAGCACTGACTGAGTGCTTCCCTCCACCACtatcttttgttttcctgcctCCCTAGAGGCAGCAAGCTTCTCCTTTGACCTCCTCACCTTGCTCATTAGCACCACCGTAGATTTCACGCTCCCTGGGAGCACTGCTGTAGGTGGAGCAGGTATGAACCGGCAAGTCTAGTGAAGGACTCACAGCAGGGGATAGAAAGTGTTTTCCTGGTTCTCTTCCCGTTCTGTCTCCCATTCCCTTCAAGATTTTTTGTATGTGGTTCTTGCACAGATACATCATCTCCATGGAGCCACATCATTACAAACGTCCCATTCCTTAACAGACCCGCTGCCAGAGAGGCTCTCAGCTTGGGCTCATCAGGCTCTGGTCCCTGCCATGTTGTTGCGGCCACGGTCAGTTCAGCTGGGGAGTTCCTTTGTCCATCTCTTCATTAATTCTGGCTCTGCTGATGAGCGTGCTTGCTGAGAACAGGTACTCTAAAGGCACTGACCTGTCTGCCCTATCCCCTCCAGAAAGGCTTCCACAACAGGAGCCCGTGAGGGTTATGTTCAGGGCTGAGTAGTTGGGGCCCAAGTATTAAGAATAAGGGGCAGCCTCCAGGTTGCTCCCAGCACCAGGAACAGGCCTGGTGGAGGCAGCACCACAGTCTGCTGGGACCTGATCAGAATCCTCAACTAGACAGGAGGGCAAAATCCTGTTCCAAGAAGGAGCAGGTATTTCCCTGTCTGGGATCGGGCTGCTGTGAAGGCTGAAATCCTTCTCCCAGTCCACAGGACGCTCGGCCGTGCCCAGGGCCCTTGGACTTCAGGAGTCCCCACACTCCTTCCCCATGGCAGTGGCTTCCCTGTCACCTGCCAAAGGCTGCCTTCAGGCAGCAGGTTCATCTCTTCAGTTTTGTGCACTCCTTGTCTGCTGTTCCATTGCTGTCTGAAGACTCAcatgtatttctctttttttcacattttaaaatgttacctttttttttaacttaactCATATCACCCAGCGCATGTTAAAGGAATATTGCAGCACACtgttaattaaataatatttcttcatgggttttgttttcaaaaggagAGTATTTTCTGTATCCCAAGCTAGCATGCACCTATAATAGTCTCCATTTTTATCATGTATGGGAATAGGTTGTCCAGTGAATGCACCTTCAGCACTGTGGCCTCTGCGTTGGTTTGGAGAAGCAAATAACATGAGATTTCTGGAAAACACTATTCCATTGATTCTTTATTCAGGCGTATAGAGCAGTCCAGGAAGGAATATTTTTGCATCAGCTTTTCAGCTGACCTAGCAATAAAGATTTTTACTTTCATCTAACTACATATTCTGATTCCGTTACTGCACTGGAGGGAATTTGTGCAATATCCCAGTCAAACGTAGCTGTGGCTAGCAGTAGCTGTGCTATAAGTGCCCCATCACTGAGCTCTGTGTGCTACTTCACTCATCAGCCTCCCCACAAAACCTACTTGCAGAACACCGTGAGGGTGGAATACAATATACCAGTTACTAGGCAGCTTCTGTATCCTGACAAAAGAATCCTGCCCTGTGAACTTGCTCTAATAGTACGTACAGCTCTCTAGAAATACCTGCAACAAGCAGGAAATACAGGATTGCTAGAAGAAGCAGGACCACAGTGGACTGTCTGTGTAAATCCCTGTGCTGAGACACTTGATGCATCTAGCTactgaaagggaagaaatgtcAAACACACCCCAGAGTACCCAGCGTGTTCCTGTTTAGCATTTGTTTTACTTTACTATCTCTAGATCCCACAATGTTCCATGGTTTTGGCAATTGTGAGGATTTAGTCACTGGTGCCAGTGAAACTGGAGATGCATCCAAGACAAAGCACGTTTCTGGTATATTTAGTTTGGTgtttaaggttttgttttgttttttttaataggggCAGAACTGGTCTGTGAGACCAGTGGTGATTCCATCTTCATATGGCCAGTGCACATAGTGGGCACTGCTCTGAAGTGACATTTCATTGAGgcatgattttgtgattctagtGCTACTTTTCCCTGTTAAATTTCCCataaaagttttgaaatattttttttttttaataaatagaagATCAGCATCTCATTTCCCCAACTTgtacattaaaatgtattttgaaaacaatatACTTCTATCTTAAAGCACCCGTTGGAGTTCTTGAAGCTTTTGTCTGACTATCTCAACTCTGGGCATCTTTTTAAGCAAAACTGTTGTATACAAGTTATAAGTTGAAAAGGCATTGTGTCACAAATTAGGCTGAGTGTATTCATCATTTTACAGGTTTATTTCAGGATTCTCTGATGGATTTATAAATGCCATGTTCAGACTGCCCTGTTATAACATTCCAAGAGCCCTACAAGAAAGCAGTAATTAACTGCCACAACCCTAGGCCTCATTTTTAAGAGCTCTGTTCTCAGTGAACAGTCAGATGCCCTTTGTAAAGACAGTTACAGCTACAGAAAGCTGTTCAGCAGCAGAACTGTGGAGTAGCTGTGGCTTCTTTCCCACAAGTAGCAGCACTTGTAGCAAGACCTCAGGAGAGAAGACACCCgcagaagggagggaaaggcAGTTCCCTCCGCACCTACAGAGTCATTCTCTACTGAGAGACAGCCCCCAGGTGAAGACAAGCCATCAGACTGTGTCCACTAGTAATTCAATAATGCACATTCAGTCAGGAACAGCTTGCCTCCACTCTACTCTCTGGGTGTGTGTTCTGCTGCATTAAGGCTGCACTGTCCAGAAGGAAAAGCATACTGGTTCATCTCAGTAAGGGCACTGGCAAAAATAATGATCGTTTTGGGAGCGGAGGAATCATTCTAAAGCTCATATAATTGTCTGGGGTTCTGTTCCAGTTTGCGAGCAGCTCTGTACTCCCTGAGAGCCAGGCCTGCGCTCAGCAGGTGTGCGATGGCAGCCACGCAGCCCAGGAGGCTGGCAGCAATCTCGGCACCATGCAGGCTGCACCTGAAACCCTGGTAGCCTTTGCTCTGGTAAAGCTGCTCCCTTTCTCTGCACACTGACGAATTATAAACCCCcagcagaaaatggaagaaacagGCCAGAGCGGGCACGATGCCAATTGCAGTCACCGTGTCCAGGCTGCACTCCAGGAGCAGCCATGCCGGGAACCGCCCCGGCAGCTGCAGGACACCGGCCGCGATAAGGAGGCAGGAGGAAGCCATGAGGGCACCCCCCGCAGCCATCGCCGCCCTGGCAACCGGCAGCTTCAGGCGGTGGAAGCGCTGGTCGAGCTGCTGGGCCCTCTCCCCGTCGGCGCCGCCGAAGCCGCTGTAGGCCCCGCCGTACTGGTAGTAGTAGAGGCCGCCCAGGCCGGGCAGGCCCGTGTACCCGCCCGCCGAGCCGCCGGACACGGAGCCGCAGAGCAGGATCAGCCCGGCGAGCAGCGCCTCGACCGCCCGGCAGCAACCTGGGGGGAACGGCGGGGCGGgtgggcggcgggcgggcgggacgGACCCTCGGCCGGGCCGGCTGCTCCGGCGGCGCgacggccccgccccgccctgctCACCCCTGCCCGTGCGCAGGTACCGGCACCGACGGCGCTCCAGCAGCCCCGGCGCGGCAGCGCGGCTGCGcggcggctgccccggccccgctccagGCACGGCGCTGAGGGGTGACGGCGGCGGAGATGGCAGCGAGCGGCCCGGGGCCCTCGCGGCCGCTGGGCCCTTcctgccccggcccgccccccgcccgggcccCTCACGgctccgcggcccggcccgccgagccccggcccgccccccgcccgggtCCCTCACGgctccgcggcccggcccgccgagccccggcccggcccaacCCACGTCCGGGTCCCTCACGGCCGCCCGCCCCGTcgagccccggcccggggccctCACGGCCGCCTGCCCGCCCCAGCCCGTCTCCATCCCGAGCCCCTCCcggcctcccgcccgcccgggcccATCACGaccgcctccccccccgcccctcaccgcccgcccgcccgccccggtgGGTCCGTCCCGCGGGACGAGggggccgctccgctccgccaTGGCCCGGTCTGGCCGCGCTCGGCCCGGGGCGGGCTCAgcccccgtccccgccgccgggggGGTGGCACGGCGCGTCGCGGCCGCTCCCTGCGGCATCTGTTCACGGAGCTGCTGCCCGCGGGCGCGGCCGCTCCCTTCGCGCCGACACGGGCCCCGCCCGTGCCAGGCCCGGAGCCGCAGGACGAGCACAGGTCGGTTCCCGCTGGAAAGGGAGCGCCCGCCCGTTTCCAGCGGCGGCGGGTTTTGGTGAACGTGCTCTGCGTCCCCCCCGGCTGTGCCTGCCGCCCTCACGCACCTCAGTCCCGTCGCTCCGTTGCCCCCTGAGCCCCAGTCCTGGCCTTTTCAGTCTCTCCTCGCCGAACAGTGGCACGTACCCTCTGCTGCATCAGCCGCCCTTCTCCGGACCTTCCTAAGCCCGTCCTGACTCCCCTAAACCCCCACGAGATGCGGTGCTCAGGCCAGGCAGCCCTCGAGACGCGGGCGCACCAGGGTTCTGTGTCAGAGCAGGGTGGGCGCTGCCGCCTCGTCCTGCGCCGCTCCCGCGAT
The Athene noctua chromosome 9, bAthNoc1.hap1.1, whole genome shotgun sequence DNA segment above includes these coding regions:
- the MARVELD3 gene encoding MARVEL domain-containing protein 3 — translated: MAERSGPLVPRDGPTGAGGRAVRGGGGGGRDGPGRAGGREGLGMETGWGGQAAVRAPGRGSTGRAAVRDPDVGWAGPGLGGPGRGAVRDPGGGRAGARRAGPRSREGPGRGAGRGRKGPAAARAPGRSLPSPPPSPLSAVPGAGPGQPPRSRAAAPGLLERRRCRYLRTGRGCCRAVEALLAGLILLCGSVSGGSAGGYTGLPGLGGLYYYQYGGAYSGFGGADGERAQQLDQRFHRLKLPVARAAMAAGGALMASSCLLIAAGVLQLPGRFPAWLLLECSLDTVTAIGIVPALACFFHFLLGVYNSSVCREREQLYQSKGYQGFRCSLHGAEIAASLLGCVAAIAHLLSAGLALREYRAARKLEQNPRQLYEL